The Primulina tabacum isolate GXHZ01 chromosome 1, ASM2559414v2, whole genome shotgun sequence genome contains the following window.
TACTTGAAGAATTaactacaaaattaaatagaaaaagtacattgaaaaaataaaactgtaatttcaaattgtaaaaaaattaatttaaagagaGAAAGTacagtaaaaaaattaaaatgaatgtacaataacaaaataaaactgtGATTTATTTACCTTTCACCTCACCCCACAACCATCTTCGCGAGCACATCAATGCCTCCAAAGTTGTTGGATTAAGTCTACTAAGATGAGGATCAACTATTCTTCGACTATTGCTAAAAGAAGATTCAAATGCAACAGTTGACATAGGAATAGCTAAGATCGTTATGGTTGAAGTGAGctactaaaaaaatgaaaattaataaaattaaaaacctAGAATATTTATATCCACTTATAATACCCGTCCCATACCCGCCCCATATCCGGACGGGTCTGAAAAATTGGATCCGGGACCCGTCCCATAACCCATTTAGTATGCCCAAACTCACCCCATACACACGGGTCCATTACGGGTCCGGGGTCTGGGTAAAGGGACCCAGTGATGTCCCTAGTTTTGACCATAGAACTTAACATATATACATAGAGAGAAGCTCGGAACTCCGGAAATTGAATTCTATCATGATTGTGGAAAGTTGATTCCTTGGTTCGAACACCATGATTCATGTTAtccacaagaaagattgaaaaCATGCAAAGTTAAataaaagaaattcaagaaagtCACTTTTTAAAATCCAAACGGACTCtactaaaatatatatatatatatatgcatattcTATCGAAAACGTGAAATCTCTATACAATATAGTAAGCAAATTTAGAAGTTAATTTTTAATATGAGATTGCATTGTTGTTCCATAAAAATCGACTTATTAGTTTCCAACGAACAAAATATATCTTCGAGCAAAATTTATTAACACAAGACTTCGTTAAATTATATATCATCACGTCTCGGAATCATGTCTATGCGGTGTGAGGGAATATAACGAATCTCGGCGGTTTCGGCTCGACAGTAAGGACAAGAATTTTCATCAACGAACCAGCCCAAAATGCAAGATTCATGGTACACATGGGAGCAGTGCAGTCGAGTCACCATCGCCCCGTCGCTTTCGTTTTCGGATAACCCTTCCATGCAAATACAACAGATCTCATCGGGGTCGAACTTGCCTTCCTGCTGCCTCAGTTTCTCCAATGTCTTCACCACCGATCTCCTCCTCAAATATTCCAACGGCTTTTCGATCGCGAACTCGTAATATTCGTCCCACGTATTTAGTGCCCAATTCGTCCATAACTCAACCACACTGGCTGGTTGAGCCACTAATTTCTTGATGTTCAACTGAACAACCATGTTTTCCAAAGGCAGACAATGATCGTCAGGGGTTTTTCCGAGGTACCCAACGATTTCAGACACCAATTCTTGGAGGTTTCCCAGCAACTTGAAATTAGAATTAGTTTCACGGCTGCCTTTAGTGCCCGACGCTACATGTATACCAAACCATTCGATGTTCTTCCCGCTTAGAGTGAAAGGGATATGCGCAACATCTAACGATTTCTTGACCATATCACCACATCGAGGCGAAAAGATTCCGACGGATGGCACCGAAACCTCTTCAGTCGTCGACTGGTAAGTGGCCCTATAGGCGTGGTCGGAGGATGAAACCAACAGAGTTTCGATGAGAAATTTGAGCGTGACTTCGTGAGGGAATCTCGTGTATGGATCGTCAACATATTGATATTCTTGCATACAAAAAATTTCAACTGCTTAGTCCTCGTTGGAGATGTCATTGGAGGTTGGGTGTTGCAGATGTGCCATTCTCCTCCCTCTTCTATTCGTCAAACTACATATTGAATGACAATatcgtgtgtgtatatatatacgtgtatgtgtgtgtaatCCTTTCTTAggttatatatatgatataatatatacatatatatatatatgacaatatcgtgtatatatataggGGTGTGTAATCCTTTCTTTGGTTATATATATACaacttttataaattttaatttcaaaatataatatttatttttgaaataaatatcttcgacaaaaacttgtgtgtgatggtctcacggatcgtattttgtgatacagatatcttatttgggtcatccatgaaaaaatattattttttatgttaaaactattattttttattgtgaatatcggtaggattacccgtctcacagataaaaattcgtgagactatCTCACAACTACCCTGTATCGAATCATGCATAGATGGACAGAGATTGAGCATCGTGAAggaaattttttatctttattttcgAAACTAAAATAGCAATAATTATTTAGCCGATCAAAATATTAAGGAATTGTCCATTAAAAGGATATTATTAACGTAGGAATTAGGAAAGAAATCTAATTTTGTTAGATAACGATATCTTGACGCTTCGATCTTCTTGTTTCAAATAAGGTAAAAAAATGTCGCGTTACActtaatattatttatctaaacatgtaaaacataaaattcaaaatagagTTCCTTCCAATtatgaattaatttaaaaaattgaaaaaggaAAACACATTGAATGAGCTTTTATAAACCATCACATATTTCCTATGTTTCTACGCACTCTCCCACATAGTAACAGTAGATTATCCATTGGTAGAAAACCTTCGTTGAAAGAGATTGAATGGAGTAAAAAAGAAgtgtttatataaaaattaatttggcatcattaatttatgaaaaaaaaaatctagataAACGATTTGGCCATCTAGAATTTAGATATTAAATTCCATAATCAACTTTGATTAGATAGTACATACAGATATATAAcaatatataacaaaataaagacaaaaacttgtgtgatacggtttcaaggatcgtattttgtgagacagatctcttatttggatcatcaatgaaaaaatattactttttattgcgacaaaattgacccgtctcacagataaagattcgtgagaacgtCTCACAAGATGCctattctaaaataaattgagAAGATATGCCCTTCTTAGCTAAACCCCGGTACCTTTCAACTATGTCACCTAGTGATGAAAGATTGTGCGTCGATTCAGCAAAccaattcttgaaaaaaaaaCCGTCTCAATAGCACAGTGATAGAACAGTCAATAAGTAATTGACCCGTAGTAGATTCAACTTTTGGTGTTCTCTGTACTGCACCGAAGCTTGTGTAGACTTTGGTTGAGCGTAACGAAGCGAAACTATGATTTAGAAGCAAGCTGATGTACCATATGTTTCAGCAGAGTCTGATAAAAGGGAATAAACCCAAAGAGATGGGGCAGTGACAGATTTTTCCAGGTTCTTTAAAGAGATTGATGCGAGTTACATTACATTTGTACAAAATCTAGCTGGATAAACGAAGCGACCACCAAGAAGCCCAAACTATCGCATTTCTAATCTAATTCAGTCATCTTCTAACATCCTAATGGACTACCAGCTGGTGAAACCTACCAAGAGTTTGGCTTCTCGCTAGATGATCTGTAGATCTCATGCCACATCTTTAAAGGAAGTGTATATACAACTGACCATTCTAattgtgcaaaaaaaaaaaacgctaTAAGCTGTGAGATATACAGGAAGAAGGCAAGAACATGGCTGTGATGCCTTCATCCTTCTTCATCATAATCTTCGTCTTCCTCGTCAATTGTACCATTTAAATTAGTAAGTTGAATAGGATCAATAGCCATCTGTTTCATGTCATCCAGGGACCAACCGGgaatttctttaatttttaagcAAGGAGTGATTTTTAAGCAAGGAGTTGGCTTGGTTGATGAGTCAGGAGGAGGAGCTCCAGCTAGTTTTGGGGTGGAGTCACCGGTCACATTTAAGTCAATATTTAGGTCAAAATTCCTGACCGATTTATCAGAACTCTTCCTGACTATGGGTCTTGATTCTGCAAGACCTGCCACATTATCGGACTTCCTGAGATTTTCTTCTTGATCCTCACCATTCAGGCGAAACATGTTAGGGTCATCCTCAATTTTTTCATGCTGACCGATTGATTCCCTTTCAAGCACACGACTACCTCTACCGCGACCTCGACCCCTACCCCTGCCCCTGCCCCTACCTCTTCCACTACTGCTGGTGTTACCAGTCTCAGGCTGCAACAAAATAGCCACCCATGTAAAATAAGCACCAAAAATTTGCAAGTAAAAACTCATCA
Protein-coding sequences here:
- the LOC142547423 gene encoding uncharacterized protein LOC142547423 isoform X2, which produces MRKKLDTRFPAVRIKKIMQADEDVGKIAMAVPLLVSKALELFLQDLCDRTYEITLKRGAKTVNSLHLKQCVQSFNVFDFLKDTVSKVPDLGGSDAATEDRSAAKRRKVLEDEECGNDDESKRIHTPETGNTSSSGRGRGRGRGRGRGRGRGSRVLERESIGQHEKIEDDPNMFRLNGEDQEENLRKSDNVAGLAESRPIVRKSSDKSVRNFDLNIDLNVTGDSTPKLAGAPPPDSSTKPTPCLKITPCLKIKEIPGWSLDDMKQMAIDPIQLTNLNGTIDEEDEDYDEEG
- the LOC142547423 gene encoding uncharacterized protein LOC142547423 isoform X3, whose product is MQADEDVGKIAMAVPLLVCMYFHLLVAKALELFLQDLCDRTYEITLKRGAKTVNSLHLKQCVQSFNVFDFLKDTVSKVPDLGGSDAATEDRSAAKRRKVLEDEECGNDDESKRIHTPETGNTSSSGRGRGRGRGRGRGRGRGSRVLERESIGQHEKIEDDPNMFRLNGEDQEENLRKSDNVAGLAESRPIVRKSSDKSVRNFDLNIDLNVTGDSTPKLAGAPPPDSSTKPTPCLKITPCLKIKEIPGWSLDDMKQMAIDPIQLTNLNGTIDEEDEDYDEEG
- the LOC142547423 gene encoding uncharacterized protein LOC142547423 isoform X1, whose translation is MRKKLDTRFPAVRIKKIMQADEDVGKIAMAVPLLVCMYFHLLVAKALELFLQDLCDRTYEITLKRGAKTVNSLHLKQCVQSFNVFDFLKDTVSKVPDLGGSDAATEDRSAAKRRKVLEDEECGNDDESKRIHTPETGNTSSSGRGRGRGRGRGRGRGRGSRVLERESIGQHEKIEDDPNMFRLNGEDQEENLRKSDNVAGLAESRPIVRKSSDKSVRNFDLNIDLNVTGDSTPKLAGAPPPDSSTKPTPCLKITPCLKIKEIPGWSLDDMKQMAIDPIQLTNLNGTIDEEDEDYDEEG
- the LOC142547423 gene encoding uncharacterized protein LOC142547423 isoform X4, which translates into the protein MQADEDVGKIAMAVPLLVSKALELFLQDLCDRTYEITLKRGAKTVNSLHLKQCVQSFNVFDFLKDTVSKVPDLGGSDAATEDRSAAKRRKVLEDEECGNDDESKRIHTPETGNTSSSGRGRGRGRGRGRGRGRGSRVLERESIGQHEKIEDDPNMFRLNGEDQEENLRKSDNVAGLAESRPIVRKSSDKSVRNFDLNIDLNVTGDSTPKLAGAPPPDSSTKPTPCLKITPCLKIKEIPGWSLDDMKQMAIDPIQLTNLNGTIDEEDEDYDEEG